CCGGTTCACCCAGCTGTCGTCCGTGGAGATCGCCCGCCGCGTGCTGGCAGGCTCCTTCACACCGGGCTTCCAGGCACCTTCCTCCGCCTACGGCCCCGAGATCGCCCTGGCGATCGCTGACACACGGATCGTGGACGTCCGGGACAGCACGTCCACGCGGTGACCGGGCGGCGGCCTCAGCTCCACGGACGGTCGGTCGCCGGGCAACCGGTCGGACCCTGCCCACCGCGGCCTCGGGGAGCCGGAGTTCGGGCACCGGTCACCTCCTGACGGCCGATGTCCCCGGGTCCCCGCCACACCCGTCACGCGCGGACGAACCGCACAGGAGTACCCGGGACCGCCTGCGCCGCCCCCGCCAGCGCGGATTCCGCGACGACACCCACGACCGGGTAACCCCCCGTCGTCGGATGGTCGTTGAGGAACACCACGGGAAGCCCGTCCGGCGGCACCTGGACCGCGCCCAGCACCATGCCCTCGCTGGGCAGTTCGCCACCCCGCGCACGGCGCAGGGCGGGGCCCTCCGTACGCAGCCCGATGCGGTTGCTCCGCTCGGAGACCCGGTACGCGGCCGTGGTGAGGGTGTGCAGCGCCTCGTCCGTGAACCAGCTGTCGCGCGGTCCCCTGTGCAGCGGCAGCACCAGCTCGGCGGGTGCGCCCGGCCAGGGCACCGGGCCGGCGCCCGGGACGTCGCCCGGCCGTCCCAGCGGCAGGACGTCCCCCTCGCGCAGGACCGGCGGGCCGAGCCCCGAGAGCAGGTCGGCGGATCTGCTGCCGAGCACCGGTTCGGGCACCAGACCGCCCGCGAACGCCAGGTATCCGCGCACTCCGTGCACCGCGGGGCAGGCCTCCAGCACCGCTCCCGCCGGCACGCGGACGGGTGCGCCCCACGCGGCGGGGCGGCCGTCCACCGTGACCCGGCACGACGCCCCGCCGACGACGGCCCACACCGGCCGGGTCCCGGTCACCCGGACCGCGCACCCGGTGAGCGTGGTCTCCAGCACCGCCGCGTCCGGTTCGTTGCC
The DNA window shown above is from Streptomyces sp. Alt3 and carries:
- a CDS encoding 5-oxoprolinase subunit C family protein translates to MSAVIEVVRAGALTTVQDEGRTGWAHLGVPRAGALDGPARRLANRLVGNEPDAAVLETTLTGCAVRVTGTRPVWAVVGGASCRVTVDGRPAAWGAPVRVPAGAVLEACPAVHGVRGYLAFAGGLVPEPVLGSRSADLLSGLGPPVLREGDVLPLGRPGDVPGAGPVPWPGAPAELVLPLHRGPRDSWFTDEALHTLTTAAYRVSERSNRIGLRTEGPALRRARGGELPSEGMVLGAVQVPPDGLPVVFLNDHPTTGGYPVVGVVAESALAGAAQAVPGTPVRFVRA